The region TTCGCGGGCTGGGCCGACAAGATCGAGGGCCGGCTGATCGACGCGCTGCCGAACTTCGGCCGGCCGCGGCACTCCTACACCCTGCGCGAGCCGCTCGGCGTCGTCGCGGCGATCACCGCGTGGAACGTCCCGACGATGCTCGCCTGCTGGAAGCTCGCGCCCGCGCTGGCCGCGGGCAACACGGTGGTGTTGAAGCCGGCCGAGGACGCGCCGCTGACCGCGCTGCACCTCGCCGCGCTGGTCGAGGAGGCCGGGTTCCCGGCGGGCACGTTGAACGTCGTCACCGGGTTGGGCCCGGTGGCGGGCGCGGCGCTGGTCGCGCATCCGGGCGTCGACAAGGTGTCGTTCACGGGGTCGCTGGAGGTCGGGCGCGAGATCGGCGTGCAGTGCGCGCGCGAGTTCAAGCGCTGCACGTTGGAGCTGGGCGGCAAGTCGCCGCAGATCGTGCTGGCCGACGCCGACGTGGCCGCGGTCGTGCCCGGGATCGCGGGCGGCTTCCTCGCCAACCAGGGCGAGGTCTGCGCGGCGGGCACCCGGATCTTCGTGGCGCGTTCCCTGTACGACGACGTCGTCGAGGGGGTTGGCGAGATCGCGCGCTCGGTCGTCCTCGGCGACCCGTTCGACGCCGCGACGCAGATGGGCGCGCTGATCAACGCGCGCCAGCGCGACAAGGTCATGTCCTACATCTCGGCCGGGGTCGAGGAGGGCGCGCGGCTGGTCGCGGGCGGCGAGCGGCCGGACCGGCCGGGCTACTTCGTGGCGCCGACGGTCTTCGCCGACGGGACCAACGACCTGCGGATCGCGCGCGAGGAGATCTTCGGGCCCGTCGGGTTGTTGGTGCCCTTCGACGACGTCGCCGAGGCGGTCCGCGCCGCCAACGACACGCGTTACGGGCTGGCGGCGTACCTGTGGACGTCGGATGTGAGCGCCGCGCACACGCTGGCGCGGCAGGTCAAGGCCGGGACCGTGTGGGTCAACGGCGCGGGTGCGCCGGACGCGCGGCTGCCGTGGGGCGGGCTGAAGCAGAGCGGCGTCGGGCGCGAGCTCGGCTACGCGGGCATCGAGGCCAACACGGAGGAGAAGGTCGTCACGGTGGTGCTGTGAGCGACCTGCTGGTGCGCGGCGGCACGGTCGTCACGGTCGATCCGGGGTTCCGGGTGGTTGCGGACGGGGCGGTCGCGGTGCGGGATGGGCTTGTCGTCTGGGTCGGTCCGGCGGCGGAGAGCGGCGCGTGGGTGGGTCCCGGCACGGAGGTCCTCGACGTGCGCGGTGGGGCGATCCTGCCGGGGATCAACGACTCGCACGTCCACGCCGCGATGCTCGGTGCGTACTGGCCGCAGCTGTGGATGGACTCCATGGCCGCCGGCGGCGGCCTGCCGACCCCGCGCGAGCTGGAGACCGAGGCCGAGCGGCGCGGCGCGATCGAGCGCGCGCAGGACGTGTTGTTGTCCTACGGCATCACGAGCTGCACGGAGCCGGGCCTCGGCCCGGGCGCCGACGGTCAGCACGGCGGGGCGTGCGGCGCGGCGGTGCTCGACACGTACGTGTCGCTCGCGCGCGAGGGCGCGCTACGGGTGCGCGTCAGCGCGCTGCGCCTGTTCGGGGAGCTCGACGGGCCGTCGACGCTCGAGGCGGTCGCGGCCGGGCTGTCTTCGGAGGACCCCGCGGCGGGCTGCGACCCGCGCTGGTTCAACATCCTGGGGTTGAAGATCTTCGCCGACGGCATCCCGCCGATGCGCAACGCCTACATGTCGGAGCCGTACCCGGGCGACGGCGGCGGGCGCGGCGAGCTGCTGACCGAGGGCGGCGAGGCGGGACTGCGCGCGATGATCCTCGCGGGCCACCGTGCGGGCGGGCAGGTCGCGGTGCACGCGACCGGCGACCGCGCGATCGACATCGTGGTCGACGCGTTCGCCGAGGCGATGGCGGCCGACGGCCGCGACGACGCGGGCCACTACGTCATCCACGGCGACTGCGCGTCGCCGTGCACGCTCGAGCGGATGGCACAGCACGGCATCGGCCTCAACGCCCAGCCGGTGATCCAGCAGGCCACCGCCGGGATGCTCGCCGCCGCACTCGGCGACGAGCGCGCCGCGCAGGCCTTCGCGTTCGGCACCGCGCGCGCGGCGGGCGTACCGCTACGCCTGTCCTCCGACGCACCGGTCGTCGCACCCGACTGGCGCGCCTCGATCGCAGCCGCCGCCACCCGCGCCGACCCCGCCCAGCGCCTGACGGTCGCCGAAGGCATCAAGGCCTACACCATCGACGCCGCCCACCAAGACGGCGCCGCCGACTGGAAGGGCTCGATCGAGCCCGGCAAGGTCGCGGACCTCTGCATCCTGTCCACCGACCCCTTCGCCATCCCACCCACCGACCTACCGGCCGCCGACATCACCTACACCTTGGTCGACGGCACCGTTGCGTTCAAAGCTGTCTGAACCGAAGGCGCGTCGCTTCTGAGCCCAGAGGCGCAAGGCTTCTGAGCTAGGGATCGAGGCTTCTGCGTTCAGCGGCGCGACGTCTTGGGTCAGAGGGAGGAGCCCGGACGCGCGGTGCTTCAGAGCGAGGGTGGTCGTCAGCGTGGTGGGCTGAGGACGCTGAGGAGCAGCATCGAGCCCAGGGAGCCGCCGGCCCAGAGGGTCTGCTCGGCGGCTTGGGTGCGGATGGCGGTCCAGACGGATTCGGTGGTGCCGGGATGTGGCAGGTAGGTCGGGAAGCGTGAGCAGGAGATCGCCAGGCGGAGGCGGTGGCCGGCTGCGAGCCGGAACGCGATGGCCCCGAGCTCGACGGTCACGCGTGCCGGGCCGTGGAGCGTGTCGACGGTCGCGATGCCTTCGGCGAGCTGGTGGACGGTCCCGTCGGGTGCGAGGTGCAGCAGGGTCGCGAGCACGTGCATCGCGGGTGCGGTCGAGGCGATCTCCAGCTGTGCGGCGGCCGGGCCGACGAGGTCGAGGGGCGCGTCGGGGGCCTCGGAGGTGAACGTCGCGACGTCGGGGCGCATGTGCGTCGCGGCCTCGTGCGGGATCGGCAGGACGATCTCGGTGCCGAGCGACGGCACCGGCGCCTCGGGGTCGTGGACCCAGCGCGCGCACGAGCGCCGGCGGTCGGCGCGGGCGGACAGCGCGCCGCCGAGCAGCGTCGTCGTCGCGCGCTCGGCGTCGGCGAGGTGCAGGATCCACGGGCGCAGCGGCGCGGGCGGCCAGCGGTCGGCCTGGCGCCAGCCGGCGCCGGCGATCTCGTAGCGCACGCGCGGCGGGCGCCGGCGCGGACGGCGTTGTTGGAGGTGTTGAGCGAAGAACGACAACGTGGGCTCCAGCCCGCCGCCGCGCGGCGGCGCGCCCTCGTCGTCCTCGATCCCGAACGGCCGGCCGATGTGGTCGACCGCCCCGATCACGAGCTGCTGGTCGCCGGCCGCGGGCGCGCCGCCGCCGGTCACCGTCGCCCAGTCCTGCAGGGACCAGGACTTGAGCAGGTCGAACCAGCCGCCGACGTGCAGCGCCGGGATCCGCAGCGCGCTCGCGGGCAGCCCGCGCGGGTAGGCGTGCGCCTGCAGCGCGGCCGGGTCGGCCGACAGCGCGCGCAGCTCGCCGAGCAGCCCGCGCACGGCGGTCAGGTCCTCGGGGATCACCTCGGCGTACGGACGGCGCGTCCAGTCCAGCGACGCGCCCTCGATCCGCGCCGAAGACGCCCACTCGGAGACCAGCCACTCGGTCCCGTCGGGCGCGGCGAGCGCCGGGCCCCACCACGTCGGCGGGACGAGCTGCGAGGTCATCGCCAGCGACATCGCGCGCAGCGCCGGGTGGCCGGAGGCGGCCGCCGCCCACTGGCAGAAGCCGAGGTAGGACGAGCCGTGCATGCCGACCGCGCCGTCGGACCACGCCTGCTGCGTGATCCACTCCAGCGTGTCGTAGCCGTCGTCGACCTCGTGGAAGAACGGGCGCCGCTCGCCCTCGGAGCGGAAGCGGCCGCGGACGTCCTGGACGACCGCGACGTAGCCCTCGGCGGCCAGCGCCAGCGCGACGCCGGGCAGGTCCATCAACAACCCGCACTTGTCGTAGCACGTGCGGATCAGGACGGCGGGCGCGCGGCCGCGCAGGCGCTCCGGCCGGTAGACGTCGGTCGCCAGGCGCGTGCCGTCGCGCATCGGCACGAGGTGCGGCTCGGCCGCCGGGTGCATCGGCGCGGCGTCGTACACCAGCGGCGCCCAGCGGGGCGGGACCTCGCGGCGCCAGTCGCTCATCGTGGACGCGGCCTCCATGCGGTCACCGGGGCGGCGTCGCCGCCACGGCCTCCTCGCGCGTCGTGCCCCACGAGGCGCCGGGGTCGACGACGCCGCGGTCGAGCCAGTGGTCTTCCACGCGTGCGCGTAGTGCGGGTCCATGCTCGGCGGCGAGCGCGAGCGCGCCCAAGTTGTCGTCCAACTGCGCGCGGCGGCTGACGCCGAAGAGCACGGAGGCGACGTCCGGGTTGGCGAGGCAGAACGCGAGCGCGAGCTGCCCGGGCGTCGCGCCGAACTCGTCGCGCGCGATCTGCGCCAGCGCGGGCGCGCCGGCCCGGATCTGCTCGCGGATCGCGCCGGTGTCCATGCCGATCCGGCGCGTGGCGGCGGCGCCGCCCGCGAGGATCCCGCCCTCGAAGACGTCGGACGCCTGGATCGCGATGCCGCGTTCGTCGAGCAGCGCGCGCCACGGCGCGCCCTCGGCGACCGACCGGCGGCAGACCGAGTACTTCAGCTGCGCCAGCGCCGGGCCGGGGAGCCCGGCGGCGCGCGCGGCGTCGTCGGCGCGGCCGATGTCCTGCGCGCTCCAGTTGTTGACGCCCCACGCGCCGATCCGGCCGTCGCGCAGCAGCTCGCCGACCTCACCGACCACGCGCTCCACGTCGAGCTCGCCGACGAAGTCGCCGAGGATCGCCAGCTCGGCGCGGTCGTAGCCGGCGCGCTGCTCCAGCCGGTCGAGCTGGACCGCCAGCGGCTCGGCCGGCCACGTCCACAGCCACAGCTTCCAGCACAGCTGCCAGGCGTCGCGGTCCAGGCCGGAGTCGCGCGCGATCGCGCCGAAGAGCACGTCGGTCTCCGACCCCTCCTCGTGCGGGCCCATGTTGTAGGACCCGACGTCGAACAGCCGCGCGCCGCCCGTGACCGCGGCGCGGAACAGGTCGACGCCCTCGTCGTGGGGCATGCGGTCCCAGGTGTGCCACGAGCCGAGCGCCAGGCGCGACCAAGATGTATGAGTCATCGCTGCTCCTCCTCCCGCGCGCGGCGGAACGTCTCCAAGGTGTTCAACTTGTGCTGGCGCGCGGCGGCCTCGACCTGCTCGTCGGGCGCGCCGTCGCGGATCAGCGCGATCAGCGCGTGGTGCTCCTGCACCGCCGCGTCGCCGCGGTAGGGGATGTGGACGAAGGTCGTGCGCCGGATCGCGTCGAGCTTGCGCGCCAGCTCGCGCAGCAGGTCGACGAGCGGCGGGTTCGGGCAGGCGTCGTAGACCGCGGCGTGGAAGTCCTGGTTGAGCCGGCCGAACGTCAGCGAGTCCCAACGGCCCATCGCCTCGACCATCTGCTCGTTCAGCTCGGCGAGGTGGTCCAGGCGCGCGGGGCTGAGGTGCGGCGCGGCCATCACGGTCGCGTGGCCTTCGAGCACCGCCAGCACGCGCAGCTCGTGCTCGAAGAAGCCGGGCTCGGAGGCCGCGACCTGCGCGCCCTCGTTGGGGCGGAAGACGATCAGCCCCTCGGCCTCCAGCCGCCGGATCGCCTCGCGCACCGGCAGCGCGGAGACGTCGAGCTCGCGCGCGATGTGCGTGATGACGACGCGGTAGCCGGGGCCGTAGGTGCCCGACAGGATCCGCTCGCGCACGTGGCGGTAGACGCGCTCCTGCTTCGTCAGTCCGGTGCCCTTGACGCCGGCCACTACGCGTCGCCGCCCGGCAGCACGGAGAGCGTGAGCGTCGCGGAGCGCGCGCCGCCGACCGCGACCGTCTGGTGCGCGGCGCGGCGCTCGGTCGCGGTCCAGAGGTTGCCGCCGACGCCCGGATGCGCGACCCAGCGCGGGAAGCGCGAGCCGGAGAGCGCGAGGCGCAGGCGATGGCCCGCGGGCAGGATGTAGGCGATGTCGGCGAGACGCACGGTGGCGTCCTCGGCGCGCGCGTCGAGCCACGCGATGCCCTCGGTGATCTGCGTGGCGCGGCCGTCCGGAGCGACGTCGCAGAGCGTCGCGACGAGGTGAGCGGAGGGAGCGGTCGACGTCGCCCGCGCCGCGAGCGTCGCCGGCCCGGCCAACGTCAGCGCCGTCGCGGCGGGCTCGGCGTCGAACGTGAGGACGTCCTCGCGGGCGTGGACGGCGGCCTCGTCGGGGAGTGCCTCGATCAACATGGTGTTGTCGTCGGCGTGCAGCGAGGGGACGGGGGCGAGGGGGTCGTGGGTCCAGGTGAGCGTCCCGGCGGCGGAGTCGGCGCGCGGCGTGAGCGCGCCGGAGGCGGTCAGCGCGAGCGACAGCGCCCGCGCCTCCGGCGGCGGCCAGGAGGGCGCGGTGTGCCAGCCGCCGCCGGCCAGCTCGTAGCGCACACGGGGGAGCGCTCCGCTCTCCGTGCCGCGGACGTGGATGTCGAAGAAGTCGCAGGCGCGGTCGAGGTGCCGGTCGGCGGCAGCGATGTTGTAGGGGTTGCCGTCGTGGTCGGCCGCGCCCATCACGAGGTGCTGGTGCGCGGCGGCCGGCGCGTGCGCGGTCACCGTCGCCCAGTCGCGCAGCTGGTAGGGCGTCATGACGTCGAACCACGCGCCGGTGTGCAGCGCGGGGATGCGCAGGCCGCGGGCCGGGAGCGCGCCGGGGTAGATCGCGGCGTGCAGCTCGTCGCGCTCGAGGCTCAGGAACTCGCGGTGCAGCGTGCGCGCGTCGCGCAGGTCGGCCGGGATCGCGTCGATCAGCGGCCGCGCGGTCAGGTCCAGGATGTCGCCCGCGACCATGCCCGGCCCCGACCACCAGCGCGCGAGCCAGTCGACGCCCGCGAGCGATGCGACGTCGGCGGCGAACCACGCGTCCGGCACCTGCTCGGAGGCGACCCGCGGCGCGATCGCCTTCAGCCCCGGGTGCGCCGCGGCCGCCGCCGCCCACTGCGTGAAGCCGAGGTAGGAGTCGCCGAGCATCGCGACGCGCTCGTCGCACCACGGCTGGCGCACGATCCAGTCGATCGTGTCGAAGCCGTCGTCGGCCTCGTGCAGCCACGGCGCGCGCTCGCCGCCGGAGCGGAACGTCCCCCGCACGTCCTGGACGACGAGCGCGTAGCCGCGGTCGGCCAGCTGCGCCGCCACCGCCGCCATCGCGGGCCCCGCGCCGGACTTGTCATAGGACAACCGCACGAGCACGGCCGGGATCCGGCCGCGCAGCGGCGCCGGCAGGTGGACGTCGGTGGCCAGGCGGACGCCGTCGCGCATCCGCACGCGGTGCTCCTGCGCGCCGGCCAGCGGGGCCGCCGGGCCGTGGAGCCGCTCGGCCCAGCGGGCCGGAAGTCCGATGTCGCTTGCCGTCTGAATCGGCGGCAGCATATCATCACGTATATGATTTCGTTCACGAAAACTGAAGCAGTGACGCCGGAGCCGATCGTGGCGGTCGCCGCCGGGTTCATGGCCGCCAAGCAGCTGTTCGCCGCGTCGGAGGTCGGGCTCTTCGCCGGCCTCGCCGACGGGCCGCTCGACCTCGCGGCGCTGGCGGGCAGGCTCGGGCTCCCGGAGAGGTCGTGCCGGATCGTCGCCGACGCGATGGTCGGGCAAGGCCTCCTGACCCGTGAGGGCGACCGGTACGCCAACTCCGCGGCGGCCGCGACCTACCTGGCGGGCGACGGCGACGCGCTCGACCTGCGCCCGTTCCTCGCGTTCTGGGACGGCATCTCCTACAACCACTGGAC is a window of Conexibacter woesei Iso977N DNA encoding:
- a CDS encoding aldo/keto reductase, which codes for MTHTSWSRLALGSWHTWDRMPHDEGVDLFRAAVTGGARLFDVGSYNMGPHEEGSETDVLFGAIARDSGLDRDAWQLCWKLWLWTWPAEPLAVQLDRLEQRAGYDRAELAILGDFVGELDVERVVGEVGELLRDGRIGAWGVNNWSAQDIGRADDAARAAGLPGPALAQLKYSVCRRSVAEGAPWRALLDERGIAIQASDVFEGGILAGGAAATRRIGMDTGAIREQIRAGAPALAQIARDEFGATPGQLALAFCLANPDVASVLFGVSRRAQLDDNLGALALAAEHGPALRARVEDHWLDRGVVDPGASWGTTREEAVAATPPR
- a CDS encoding GntR family transcriptional regulator, with the protein product MAGVKGTGLTKQERVYRHVRERILSGTYGPGYRVVITHIARELDVSALPVREAIRRLEAEGLIVFRPNEGAQVAASEPGFFEHELRVLAVLEGHATVMAAPHLSPARLDHLAELNEQMVEAMGRWDSLTFGRLNQDFHAAVYDACPNPPLVDLLRELARKLDAIRRTTFVHIPYRGDAAVQEHHALIALIRDGAPDEQVEAAARQHKLNTLETFRRAREEEQR
- a CDS encoding CocE/NonD family hydrolase, with product MLPPIQTASDIGLPARWAERLHGPAAPLAGAQEHRVRMRDGVRLATDVHLPAPLRGRIPAVLVRLSYDKSGAGPAMAAVAAQLADRGYALVVQDVRGTFRSGGERAPWLHEADDGFDTIDWIVRQPWCDERVAMLGDSYLGFTQWAAAAAAHPGLKAIAPRVASEQVPDAWFAADVASLAGVDWLARWWSGPGMVAGDILDLTARPLIDAIPADLRDARTLHREFLSLERDELHAAIYPGALPARGLRIPALHTGAWFDVMTPYQLRDWATVTAHAPAAAHQHLVMGAADHDGNPYNIAAADRHLDRACDFFDIHVRGTESGALPRVRYELAGGGWHTAPSWPPPEARALSLALTASGALTPRADSAAGTLTWTHDPLAPVPSLHADDNTMLIEALPDEAAVHAREDVLTFDAEPAATALTLAGPATLAARATSTAPSAHLVATLCDVAPDGRATQITEGIAWLDARAEDATVRLADIAYILPAGHRLRLALSGSRFPRWVAHPGVGGNLWTATERRAAHQTVAVGGARSATLTLSVLPGGDA
- a CDS encoding aldehyde dehydrogenase family protein, producing MSTVELPRLQRGLFIGGAWREESSTGTTFDVVAPASEEHLATLPAASAEDVDAAVRAAHAAFEGAWGRLSGADRGKLMYKLAELMERDLEVFVTLEALDVGRPAFEPRAVDIPNAIDVVRHFAGWADKIEGRLIDALPNFGRPRHSYTLREPLGVVAAITAWNVPTMLACWKLAPALAAGNTVVLKPAEDAPLTALHLAALVEEAGFPAGTLNVVTGLGPVAGAALVAHPGVDKVSFTGSLEVGREIGVQCAREFKRCTLELGGKSPQIVLADADVAAVVPGIAGGFLANQGEVCAAGTRIFVARSLYDDVVEGVGEIARSVVLGDPFDAATQMGALINARQRDKVMSYISAGVEEGARLVAGGERPDRPGYFVAPTVFADGTNDLRIAREEIFGPVGLLVPFDDVAEAVRAANDTRYGLAAYLWTSDVSAAHTLARQVKAGTVWVNGAGAPDARLPWGGLKQSGVGRELGYAGIEANTEEKVVTVVL
- a CDS encoding CocE/NonD family hydrolase, which codes for MEAASTMSDWRREVPPRWAPLVYDAAPMHPAAEPHLVPMRDGTRLATDVYRPERLRGRAPAVLIRTCYDKCGLLMDLPGVALALAAEGYVAVVQDVRGRFRSEGERRPFFHEVDDGYDTLEWITQQAWSDGAVGMHGSSYLGFCQWAAAASGHPALRAMSLAMTSQLVPPTWWGPALAAPDGTEWLVSEWASSARIEGASLDWTRRPYAEVIPEDLTAVRGLLGELRALSADPAALQAHAYPRGLPASALRIPALHVGGWFDLLKSWSLQDWATVTGGGAPAAGDQQLVIGAVDHIGRPFGIEDDEGAPPRGGGLEPTLSFFAQHLQQRRPRRRPPRVRYEIAGAGWRQADRWPPAPLRPWILHLADAERATTTLLGGALSARADRRRSCARWVHDPEAPVPSLGTEIVLPIPHEAATHMRPDVATFTSEAPDAPLDLVGPAAAQLEIASTAPAMHVLATLLHLAPDGTVHQLAEGIATVDTLHGPARVTVELGAIAFRLAAGHRLRLAISCSRFPTYLPHPGTTESVWTAIRTQAAEQTLWAGGSLGSMLLLSVLSPPR
- a CDS encoding amidohydrolase, whose translation is MSDLLVRGGTVVTVDPGFRVVADGAVAVRDGLVVWVGPAAESGAWVGPGTEVLDVRGGAILPGINDSHVHAAMLGAYWPQLWMDSMAAGGGLPTPRELETEAERRGAIERAQDVLLSYGITSCTEPGLGPGADGQHGGACGAAVLDTYVSLAREGALRVRVSALRLFGELDGPSTLEAVAAGLSSEDPAAGCDPRWFNILGLKIFADGIPPMRNAYMSEPYPGDGGGRGELLTEGGEAGLRAMILAGHRAGGQVAVHATGDRAIDIVVDAFAEAMAADGRDDAGHYVIHGDCASPCTLERMAQHGIGLNAQPVIQQATAGMLAAALGDERAAQAFAFGTARAAGVPLRLSSDAPVVAPDWRASIAAAATRADPAQRLTVAEGIKAYTIDAAHQDGAADWKGSIEPGKVADLCILSTDPFAIPPTDLPAADITYTLVDGTVAFKAV